CAAAGCTGGTAACTGTTTAACCACCTGGAGCTTTCAGCTTTAAACCTCTGGCCCTCTAGCTCTTCAGAAGGTAAGACCCTCCCTGGGCTCCCCAAAAactctctccctgcccctgtctgctctgccacagctgggTGCACAGCAAAGGACAAAGGACCACAAGGCTACAGGAGCAAGGGACAGAAACAACATTCCAAAGCACTGGCCAGGTGTTGTCTTAAGTGGCTCACTCCTCCATGTGCTACACCTGGTCTGAGACTTTCAGGGGCAAGGACACAGCCCTCAAAAGTTCCCCTAGGACAGCCACCAGAAAGGACCTACAGGGGATCCTGGCACAGTCACCAAAAAGCTGCTTCAAGCCAACACCCAAAACCTGGAAAGAAAGAGATTCCCACTGACCTCTGCCACTCCTGCTGTGGCCTGAGGTGGTATTTCAGGAGGCACTCCCCTCGCACgatgggcacagggcacacagccTCTGCTTCCTGAGGGAGGAGGTGGTGTGAGACACAGCCTTTGCTGagggcagcaggcacagggcaaGGAGAGCCTGGATTACCTTGCTCTGGTAGGTGGTGAGCAGAGGGAAGATCTCCGGGTGGATGAGGTTCAGCTGAGTTTGGATCTTGTAGCTGCGTGGGTTGTGCACAGCAGAGGAGTTTTCATTGAGCACCAAGTGCTGAGTGCCAGGCCCAAATCTGTCAGAGGACAAAAGTGCTCAACAGCTTCAGCCTCACCTTAGAACTGGACATGTGTGCACACCTGAGCTAAAAACCtcacctgagccagcagagctcTCTTTTTAGAGCTCTTTACTTCAGAACAGAGATGTGCACCAGCAGAACAGACTGCTGCCCAGAGGCAGGAGCCCAGGGAGCACAGGACATGTACCTCTCCATCCACTGCTGGTAGCGGCTGTCCCGCAGCACTGCCTCGGGGGTCATGTGAATAACCAAGGCCACCTGGTGCTCAGCAACTCCCTCCTGGTACCTGGgacacacacaaacagaaagAACATCTGTGCTCCAGTGCATGGCCTGGCATCCTCTCCCACTTTGTGCTACCAGAGATGCCCCCtgaggcaggcagagcagggatttATTTTCAGAGCACATCTCTGGAGCCCCAGGCACTGCATCACCCAAGCCACAAGCTCAGGCCAGTGTTTGCTGACACCTCCACTGTCCCCCACAGGGCAACTCCTCCATCAGCAACGTCTGCAGAGCCTCCAGAAGCCCAAATGCTTCTGCACAAGCCCTACAGAGTTGTCAcgtgcagcagccagggaagcagcagcctcCACTGCTTCCCAGGAAGAGACCAGGGCACATTCCTGCTCTGGAGGTCCTTGAAGGGAAAACAGGCCCGTGGCAGTCACAGCAACCCACAGGTCCTGCCTTTCCTAAAAGCCCCAAAATGCACCACCAATCCTTTCTTGCATCTCAAGCTCCTGAATGGTGCCAGAGAGCTCAGACACCAGCCAGGAGAAACAGCACACCTAGGCTAGAAGAAGAGCAAAACTCAGCACAGGTGTCCTTCCCCACACACTGCAGGTGGCCCAGCCCTACCTTCGGAAGGTCTCGTTGTCACAGACAGCATCCACAAAGCCCTCGTGGGGACACTCCAGCACCAGGAACACGGGGCCTGGGTCAGTGGGGGTGCACAGCTCCTCAGGAAAGAGCTGCAGGCAGATACACAGTGGTCACACCACAGCCAGCCTGCACACACAGCCCTCCCTGCACCTCTGTGTCCGACTCCTTCGTCAGACAgagcccagcagcccctgccagtgctcagtgcacccagccagggcagctctggggctcctgctgctctcattACACAGCAAAATCAAACGTGGGTAACAGCAAATCCCaaccctggctcagagaaaCCACAGCCTAACCCAAGGAGGGGAATTTCAGCAGCTTCAGATGATAGTTAAAGCATGTGTAAGGAAAAAAAGGCCTTATAAAATTCTTGTGGCACAAAGATGTGCTGATCCTGTCTCCCAGGTCTGGACCTTCACTTGCAGATCACCTGGGCCATGACCAGAGCTGGCTCTGCCTCTCACTTCAGTGTTTGAGAGATCCAGACCCTGTACCCCAGAACTGCTGAGTTCCTTCTGGTGTCAGAGGTGCAAACAGGGTAAGGAGGGACTGATGACTACACAGGCATTCAATCCCCAGATTTAAACAATGCAGGATTAACTCCACCAGCTCACTCCTAGACCTTCACCAGTTTTGGGAAAGGGAGATGAAGCAGCTCTGCCAAACAGCAAACACCCAGCCATACCCACACAGGAGGTCATTCCCTGGTCACCACCCCAACAGCCCCAGAATGTACTGGCAGGCATTCTGCACAATAAATTGTCACCCTGGCAGCCCACTGAAGGAGGGAGAGTGGCAAAGCCACAACAGAAGCACAGGCACAGCTTACCTCTTTGCCTTCAAACGTGATGCTCTCCCCATTTTTGAGAGCTGTAATGATGGGAAGGATGGCTGGAGTTCCCCTGAGAACAAGGCCACAGAAACATTtagctgcctgctcctgctgccccgtgccccaggctgggctctcaTACTCACACTGGCAGGCCCAGCTCCTGGGCTTTAGCTGCGAGGAATTTCCCCTTCCTGGGGTGAACCTGCCAAGAGTCCAACACAATTAATTATCACCCAAATAAAGAGGGCACGACACAAAATCATGTACTGCCAGCTTAAGAGCTTCTCCACAAACCAAGGGAATGTTTTGTCCCTTTTCAGTTCCACTGTTCCAATTTACCCCAAAAAGGCTTTTCTGGACTCTCTGTTCCCCAGCATCAGGCTGCTGCTTCttgctcccctctcccctcctctgagGGTTAAACAGGAATGGAGCCTCTACACTGCCAACACTGCTGGGTTCTGAAAAACACCTCCAGTTTTACACATCCCTACTTGTGCTACAGCAGCTCTGACACTTGAAAAGCAGAAACACATTAGAGCTTCAAAGCCCCACTTGAAAATGCTGTCTCCAAATCCCTGCAGCAAGGTGACATTAGGAAACATTTCCTTACAGAAGGTGGCCAATGCTCCAAGCCTGCCAGTGTTTAAGAAATGGTTGGACAGTGCCCTCaatatgttttaaattttgGGCAGCCAGAAGTAGCCAGAACTGGATGGTTcaaccctggaagtgtccaaggtctGGCTGGaaggagcttggagcaacctgatatagtggaaggtgtccctgcccataggggcatggaatgagatgatctttaaggtctcttccaacccagctcATCCTCTTGTTATAGATGATTACTGTATGTCCCTCCCTCCTGAAATACTCTGTTTTATTCTCTCATCTGTTGTGTCAGTTTAGAGACCCTGTGTCCAAACTTACTTTACAAAGAAAAGCTGTCACCAGGTCAGGATGCTTCCTTGCACATTTCTGCTCATCACCTGTAAAACAAAGCAAGACTATTAAATATCACCACTCACTATCgcttttcttaaaaacaaaacatgcCAAAACTTGCTAAAGAATTCACAGGAACACTATCCACTTAACTTGGAGCCCAGCAGCAAAATGTTATGAACACCCAAGGCCAGAGAGCCCATGGCTTCAAATACAGGAACCCAAATTAAAGCCCAAGACTGAAAACTAATCAGCCCATCATGCACCTGTAACTCAATTACAAAGGTTGGAGCATCTACCCCCACCAGAAGCAAACTACTACAGGGACTTCCAAAGTACCAGGACACTTTATGTTTCATGGAACCTTCCAACTGAGCTTCTCTACCAACCTCACCTTCAGACAGTAAACAGCTCAGAGGACAAATTCCTATCCTTAGTTTGGCTTCATCTCATTCAAGTTAAAAAGGCCATCCCATGTGTTTCACCTGCTGTCTTTgggctttcttttccttcctccaggCTTTGCTGTGCAGCCCTCGGGGATCCAGGCCCTGTGTTCCCTTTAGGGCTATTTCCACCTTGGGGAGATGCTCCAGGACTCTGGGGGGATGAACTTTCAGCAGCCAGTGGTTTTCCTGTCCCAAATCCATTAAAAGCAGACAAAGATAACTCAATCCaaagaaacataaaagaaaagcatGAGTAGCATTCCCTCTTCCATGACAGGTTGAAACTGCACCAGGATACAGAGTTCTTCCCCTCGGTCTAGCTTGCACTTGCATTCTTCAATCACTTATTTCAGGAGCCATCCCTCATCCAAGTCCTTCTCCCCACACTGTTAAACTCTGTCAGTCTGTGCTGCACCCTCAGTATCACAGTTCCCAGCATAGAAACTGCAGCTGGCTGAGAAAGCCAAACCCAGGGATGTTTCCCAGGTCATTCCATCCACCCACACCTACAGGAAAAAGCCAAGGCCCTGATTCAGCAGGTCTTGTTATTTAAATGAGATGCTTCTCctgagaaaagcaaattaatgAACCTCTGCTTACTCAGGCTGGCAAACAGAAGCTGCTCCTTGAATCTTCGTTGTGCTTACTAAGCATGAGCttccctgtccccctgcagcACCAGTGCTCACCTGTCAGAGGGATTTGGTAGACAGTCATTGTCTCATCCTTGTActcaggctctgtgtgcagctgcacagctgggaaGAGATCAAAAACCACCATTAACAATTGCATAGGCAGAGATTCATACTCTTCAAGGATATGAATCATTAAAGTGTCTTTGTCTTTCTTAAACACAACGTGCTGAACGTCCCCCTTCCCTTTTTCTGCCCAACTGCAAACCCTAATGAACAACTATATcatcctcagggagcagccCAGGATGCCACGGTGAGCAAGTTCACTGGAAGACTCTGGAAACAAACTGCCTTCAGTGTTTTAAAACCAAATGCTGATGCCAAAATTCCAAAAACCAAATTCAGAGAATCAGCCAGCTTGGCATCCCCTGAGCAGAAACAGAGCTGGAAACACTGGTGTGAGGAGTTTAACAGTGTAGCAGAGCAAAGGAAATGTTTAAAACATCCTGTGAATAGACCTAAACCAGAGGCTGAGGCTGTTGCTCAGCAATGCAACCTTGGCTAGAGATGAAACAAAAAGTTCTAAGTTCCTTTGCCTCACATCCCTGACCCACATACCTAAATCCATCCTTTTGAGGGGCCCGGGAAAGAGGCGAATGGCTTTCAAGTAGTTTTGctggaaaagagacaaaagTGTCAGGAGAGGGCACGAGCAGTGCCACGACAAACACCCAGTCAGACCAATGTGAGCAGCCCAGACAGCTCTGGGCAGGTGTGCCACCTCTGGCAGGCACTGTGCCTTCAGAAAGGGAAAGAGCCACTGCCCCCACCCCCTCCAGCCATGCAGTTAGTCAGCAGAAACTGCAAGGAAATGAAATCACTGCAATAATGCTGAGGATTGCTTCTGGTCCAGGCGTGGCATTAGGCTGGTAAGGACCACATCAAACAGGAGAGCAGAGACTGAGCTCCCATTAATGTAAAATGGGGAGGGAGCAGGCAAAGGAACAGAGATCTTCCCTTCTCCCAAAAGCTGATTTATCAGGATACGAGACCACAAGGCAGGTGCAGAAGATTTCTGCTGTCCTGTAACTGAAGAGATGTGGATTTCAAGCCAGCCCTTTAGGCTGACACTAATTCAGACCAGCATTTCACACCTGCACAAAGATTCCCTatgccagcagctctcccaatTCCAGGGTGAGCTTTAACACTTCGAGGGTTTGCTCTGCCTTCTGCACCTTGCCACACTTACCAGCTTTGGTGGCCCCAGGAACACACACCTCTGCAGCCCTATAGCCTTCAGGGTGAGAATCATACCTAGAAGCAAGCAGAGAAACAGCTTTAGCACAGCTCCAGTAAGCACTGGTAGATGCCAAAAGAAAGATCCTTCTCTGTTCAGGAGTGCTTGACCTCTCCACAAAGACCAGAACTGAACCTGAATTCCATTTTGTAGCAGTTTCAAGTCACTTTCCTCTACAGATAAAGAAAATACACATCTTAATAAAATTCATCTGGAGCAAGGCATATGAACAGACTGTTAATCTCCTCATTTTCTTGGAAATATCCAGAATTTTAATGGACAGGATCCACAGCCACCAGTCCTAACCTCATCCTGCACTGACCACCACAGTGCCCACCAACTTCTGTCTGCTCCTTTGGACTCAAACCAGCCTCAACCCCTGCTGGCAACACTAACACCTCCTGCTCAGGAGGTTTTGGGAATCTGAAGCCAGGCGTGCTGGACTGGCAGGGCCTGTCCCACCACGTGTGTGCACTGTCGGagtgctcagcacagcccagcctcagGCAGCAACGCTGCTGTGCCCACGCCTGGAACATCCCTGCAGAGTGACCATGTCCTGTCCAAGGGGTCCCTGCAAAGTGACCATGTcctgccagggagctgctccccaCAAAACGACCGTGTCCTACCCAAGAGATCCCTGCAAAGTGACCATGTCCTGTCCAAGAGGTCCCTGCAAAGTGACCGTGTCCTGCCCAAAGGGTCCCCGCAAAGTGACCGTGTCCTGCCTGAGGGGTCCCCACAAAGTGACCGTGTTCTGCCCTAGGGATCCCTGCAAAGTGACCACATCCTGCCCAAGAGCTGCTCCCCAAAAAGTAACCGTGTCCTGCCCTAGGGATCCCTGCAAAGTAACCATGTCCTGCCAAGGAGCCGCTCCCCTCAAAGTGACCGTGTTCTGCATGAGGACTCCCTGCAAAGTGACCATGTCCTGCCAAGGAGCTGCTCCCCTCAAAGTGAGCGCGTCCTGCCCCAGGGCTCCCCGCACTCACCCGGCAGCCCCCCGACGTTGGCCCAGGCCACGCGGCTGAGGAAGATGCTGTCCAGGTGGGAGATCTTCAGCCTGCGGGTAGAGGGGGTGAGccgggcgcggcgccgccgctcgCCCCGCGCCGTCGCCGTCACTGTCACACTTACTTGTGCTCCTGCATGGCGCGCTGCGTGCCCTCGCCGCAGTTGAACAGATACCTGGGGAACACCGGCGTCAGGGCAGGCCCGGCGGcgagccccgccgccgcccgccgcgcacTCACCGGTTGAACTCGGAGAACACATACACGGCCGCCCCCGCGTCGCGGCTGCCGGCCGCCACCACCTGCACGTAGACGGTGTTGGGCCCCGCCAGGCCCGTGCCCGCGCTGCGCCGCCGCTCGCGGGCCCACACGTGCCGGGGCACGTCCTTGGGCCGCCGCGCCGGCCGCGCCGCTGAGGGGCCCTCGGCCATggcgcggccgccggggcccgcccgCCGCCACGCGAGCGCGCGGCCCGCCGGCAGCGCCCGCGCCAGCGCCCACatccgcgccgcgccccgcccggcgCGCCGGCCAATGAGAGCCGAGCATTCCCGCTCTAGGCCCGCCCCCCTCGTTACGTCATGCCGGCGGACCAATGGGGAGTGGGAacagcgccgccgccccgcccacGAGGCGACGCCGTCCTGCCCGGGCGCTGGCGCGTCACCGGgaccgggcgggcggggcgcgggggatgccgggccgggcggggcggagTCCGCTCCGGGTTTTGTATCCGCTCCGGGTTCTGTGTCCGGTCTCCACTTTGATAGGAAATGCTAAATTACAGTCTGATTCCCCCAAAAGGCTCAGTCCCCACTGCAGGGTGCAGAGGGCACACACAATAACCCCCTGGTGAGCCCTCGCTAACGCAGCTCTGCCTCGGGGCTGCAGGGAAACCTCCCCGTCCTGCCCGGGAATGCTCCAATAACACACAGCAGCAGTTTGGGGAGCTGACCCAGCTGCAGAGATACCATCAGCCACGCCGCAAGGGAGATTTGAAAGCAATATCCTGCCAGACCCCACCCACAGGCAAGGGGGATCCTTATCTCTGGCATTTCCCCAAGGTGATAGCGATGCTTCCCTTTGTTTGCTGTGTGTTCCACTGATTATCAACATCCCCCGGAGCCTGGGGTTTATTAGAAGAGCAGGTTTATAAAGACAGCACAGGACAATATGAAGAGTTTGGTATGTTAGTGGCTCACAAAGATAACCAGTCTGATCAAGATAAGGAGCAAAATTAGTGGAAAGTAGATCCTGAGGGCAAAGCAATAACCACAAGATGCTGGTCCCAGGCACAGAGAATCCCCCAAAGAcagagggacactgagggacagctctgggagcCTGCCAGAGGCTGCTCATGGCTCCTCAGAGATGGGGACACCACTGAGCCAGGAGGGcgtgcagctggagctggggctcgGGGCACACTGCCTCCATGCACACCTGGATTAGTGTGGGCAGCTCACAGCCTCTCCCTGAGGTGCCCCAAGGGCTCACCCTGCCACTGAGGAGGGAAAGTGGTGGTCAGCATCACCTCAACACAGCAAGGACCGtgcttccctgctgcagggatgctgcaggaggctgtCCCAGACCCCTTTTGCAGTGGCCTTTGGGGCACACGTGCTCCTGGCCACGCTGCCAGCCCCTCAGAGGTGAGTCCAGCTTGTGGGaactgcccaaaatcccaaatggaCCAGTGGCTGGAATATCATGCCCAAATCAAAGGCATGAGGAGTGACCTGGGAATTTGTGAGTGTCCCTAAGCCTTTCCTTGGAGCCAGCCCTGTGTGCACCAATTTTATATAGCCCTCAGAAGGGCGTGATTTTGTTCAATTATCCCTAAAGTTTCTCTTCTAACGTCCCTTGACATGGAAACGCGTGTGAGCAAAGGTTCCTGGTGagaattcccagatttccttTGAGTAAGCAGTGACAAAATCCCCAAATGCCCAGGTGGGTTATGGTGAGCCTGCAAAAGGGGctgtgggacagcagcagggtgTCACAAAGGTTCACCTTTTTCTCAGCAACTTAGAGCTTCAAAAACTCAAAGGATTCACGTTAAATCCTGCCgagctgggctctgcacagccccagggctggattTAGCCCGGAAACCTGTGGTTCCTGAGGGATAAATGCAGTCACCAACACCTGGAGTAATGGGCAACAGACAAGGAATCCAAGAGGAGAAAGCAATTTGACAATGCTTCTTTTGCCATGAAGGATTTGAATGCAGATCGTGGGTAGGATTACCTTAAGGGGTGAGCTTTCAGGTGCTTCATCCCTCAGATTAGTGGCATTTTGCTGGAAAACTCTTGTTCCTCAGCAACAAATCATGACAGTACTTGGCAGAGGAGTGGGGAAACTCTCAAAAAAAGTGGCACAGGACATGACAGGCACTGCCTTAGCCAGAAAAACCTTCAAAATAAAACCCccagaaaataaatatgcaaagaTACAGGCAActaaataagagaaaaattcaTTAGGCCTCAGAAATACTAGAATTTAGAATGATTTCACGGAGCCAACAGCAAGGTGTACCTGAGGGAGCTTCATTAAAGAAGAGTTTACTTTTCTTATCTGCaatctgccccagccccagtcccgTGTCTGCCAGAGCAGCAGATGTAGGGATAAGCCTGGTCCCTGCAGAGCCCAATCTCCCTCTCCCAGTCCTCCCAGTCCAGACTTGtttctttctgctctttcaATAAAAGAAAGGTAAACACCCCACACCCAGCTGCAGTGGCTTGTGATTATTTTCAGTATTGCCTGtcaaattataaattaaataaattcctCTTTGTTCGAGGAGGAGCAGAACAgcccattccccatcccattcccatatcccatatcccattcccatatcccacagctcccacatCCCATTCCTATATCTCATTCCCATATCCCCACCCATtcccccatcccattcccatatcccattccccatcccattctcatatcccatttccccatcctgtttcccatcccatttccctatcccattccccatcccattcccatatcccattccccatcccattgcccatcccattcccatatccCACATCCCATATCCCACATTCCATATCCCACAGGTCCCATatcccattccccatcctgtttcccatcccattccccacCCCATTCCCATATCCCCTTCCCacatcccattccccatcccattcccatatccCCTTCCCacatcccattccccatcctttccccatcccatcccgccCGTTCCCGGCCccgtcccgccgccgccggcgctGCAGCGGCCGGGGCTCGGCCCTAGGTGGCACCGCGACTCCGCCGCGGCCACCGCGTcccgccgggagcggcgggagcaGCGGACGGGACAGCCCCGGCCAGACCCGCAGCCGCCCGCGATGTCCCGCTGCCCCCCGGCTTCCCCACCGCCACCCCCGagctgtccccttgtcccccggctgccccaccgcCACCCCCGagctgtccccttgtcccccgGCTTCCCCACCGCCACCCCCGAGctgtccccctgtgcccccggctgcccctgggctgctccacGTCCTTGcccagcacctgctgctgcttcGGGCTCAGCCCTGTCCGGAGAACCTCGCACAGCacagagctcccagccctgtcaccTGCCTGTCACCTGCCCTCCGTGCCACCTTTAGCACCCCCAGGGCAAATCCTGCCGCAAGGTCGGGCTCCCAGGACCCCCGCCCGGGGGGCAGaaccagctcctgcagctcctgcagtggcaCAGGCAGCACCCCTGCCCCACGGGTGCCCTGTCCCCCTCCAGTTGCAGCAGGCTGGGCATGGGACCCTGCCCCACTGAGGATGCCACCTTGCCCGTGGCCAGCTCCAGGCACAGCTTGTGCAGCCCAGGAGCCcgagctgctgctgggttttcAGCAGCTCACCCATCCCAGGATGGTATCACAGGGCCTTGAGGCTGCTGCTTGATGTGGGAACTCCTGACGATTAAAGAGGGCTTTGGGGCATCCATGGAATGAATCCCCCCGTTTTTTCCTC
The DNA window shown above is from Lonchura striata isolate bLonStr1 chromosome 19, bLonStr1.mat, whole genome shotgun sequence and carries:
- the ELAC2 gene encoding zinc phosphodiesterase ELAC protein 2, which codes for MWALARALPAGRALAWRRAGPGGRAMAEGPSAARPARRPKDVPRHVWARERRRSAGTGLAGPNTVYVQVVAAGSRDAGAAVYVFSEFNRYLFNCGEGTQRAMQEHKLKISHLDSIFLSRVAWANVGGLPGMILTLKAIGLQRCVFLGPPKLQNYLKAIRLFPGPLKRMDLAVQLHTEPEYKDETMTVYQIPLTGKPLAAESSSPQSPGASPQGGNSPKGNTGPGSPRAAQQSLEEGKESPKTAGDEQKCARKHPDLVTAFLCKVHPRKGKFLAAKAQELGLPVGTPAILPIITALKNGESITFEGKELFPEELCTPTDPGPVFLVLECPHEGFVDAVCDNETFRRYQEGVAEHQVALVIHMTPEAVLRDSRYQQWMERFGPGTQHLVLNENSSAVHNPRSYKIQTQLNLIHPEIFPLLTTYQSKEAEAVCPVPIVRGECLLKYHLRPQQEWQRDAVTVCDPDEFVSEALDLPDFQTRVKECKESLSAVPGNVGAYPEIVFLGTGSAIPMKIRNVSSTLVNTSATRSLLLDCGEGTFGQLCRHYGEQVDQVLCNLVAVFVSHMHTDHHSGLVNILMERRRAFAALGQAFSPLFLVAPEQIMPWLHEYHNHCEEILGDIKMIPSQSLVKGCENIRPKAKEFVSSLLESYDLAEFQTCEVQHCKNAFACSVIHKSGWKVVYSGDTMPCMALVQMGKNANLLIHEATLEDGMEKEAIEKTHSTTSQAIQTGMKMNAEFIMLNHFSQRYAKIPLFSEDFSDKVGIAFDHMRVRFGDFPAIPKLIPPLKALFADDIVEMEERKEKREMRLLKETALVLDKLTRGDSTEAACQKRKQAKNHQELPDKKLKTVN